The following coding sequences are from one Syntrophaceae bacterium window:
- a CDS encoding pyruvate ferredoxin oxidoreductase codes for MVEIRFHGRGGQGTVVLTILLAKAFFQAGWEVQSFPFFGVERRGAPVEAYLRLDRTKILARTNVTAPDHVVVQDQTLLASIDVTRGLKPGGWVLLNSAIDPENPDVYAGQRLACVDAGRIALGHRLGSRTAPIVNTAMMGAFARMFGEPPMEAIVAAIREEVPSEPDRNIAAAEEAYREVRILGRVAAS; via the coding sequence ATGGTGGAGATCCGGTTCCACGGCCGCGGCGGCCAGGGGACGGTGGTACTGACGATCCTCCTGGCCAAGGCTTTCTTCCAGGCGGGCTGGGAGGTTCAGAGTTTTCCATTCTTTGGGGTGGAGAGGCGGGGGGCGCCGGTGGAGGCATACCTCCGGCTGGATCGAACCAAAATCCTGGCCCGGACGAACGTCACCGCGCCGGACCACGTGGTCGTCCAGGACCAGACGCTCCTGGCGAGCATCGACGTGACCCGGGGTCTCAAGCCCGGCGGATGGGTTCTCCTGAACAGCGCTATCGACCCCGAAAATCCGGACGTTTACGCGGGGCAGCGGCTTGCCTGCGTGGACGCAGGCCGGATCGCCCTCGGTCACCGCCTCGGGAGCCGGACCGCTCCCATCGTCAATACGGCCATGATGGGAGCCTTTGCCCGCATGTTCGGGGAACCGCCCATGGAGGCCATCGTCGCCGCCATCCGCGAAGAGGTTCCGTCGGAGCCGGACCGCAACATCGCAGCGGCCGAGGAGGCATACCGGGAAGTCCGGATCCTCGGCCGGGTCGCCGCGTCCTGA
- a CDS encoding DUF59 domain-containing protein, translated as MNAEWTKKVDAVLDRVRDPESGLPVSDLGIVKRVRLSEQEKTLYVFLDTYGHLPRCVTCAAIAQTVLAGIARDLQAAFGEAFPGMEITILPAGPK; from the coding sequence ATGAACGCCGAGTGGACAAAAAAGGTCGACGCGGTCCTGGATCGTGTCCGGGACCCCGAGAGCGGGTTGCCGGTCTCGGACCTCGGGATCGTCAAACGGGTCCGGCTGAGCGAGCAGGAAAAAACGCTGTACGTGTTCCTGGACACTTACGGCCACCTGCCGCGATGCGTCACCTGCGCCGCCATTGCCCAGACGGTCCTGGCCGGGATTGCCCGGGACCTGCAGGCCGCTTTCGGGGAAGCCTTTCCCGGAATGGAAATCACCATCCTGCCGGCCGGCCCGAAGTGA
- a CDS encoding helix-turn-helix transcriptional regulator: MEAFEGLKIGAKIREARENKSLTLQDLAARSGMTRESLEKIEAGELVPPVATLLKLARALGVGMARFFEDEQPAARVSITRLADRRKIARRPHHHEGEVDYIYEALETRKPEKHMEPLFVEFRPLETGDMVFTCHDGEEFVYVLEGRLEFRTDDRVEALSPGEALYFDSDQNHSFRGLDGRPARAIVVVWSL; the protein is encoded by the coding sequence ATGGAAGCGTTTGAGGGGCTCAAGATCGGTGCCAAGATCCGGGAGGCGAGGGAGAACAAGTCCCTCACCCTGCAGGATCTGGCGGCCCGATCGGGAATGACCCGGGAGAGCCTGGAGAAGATCGAGGCCGGCGAACTCGTCCCGCCCGTGGCGACCCTCCTGAAGCTGGCCCGGGCGCTGGGCGTGGGAATGGCCCGCTTCTTCGAGGACGAACAGCCCGCAGCCCGGGTGTCCATCACCCGCCTCGCGGACCGGCGCAAGATCGCCCGCCGCCCCCACCATCACGAAGGGGAGGTGGATTACATCTACGAGGCGCTGGAGACCCGAAAACCGGAAAAGCACATGGAGCCGCTCTTCGTCGAGTTCCGGCCGCTGGAGACGGGGGACATGGTCTTCACTTGCCACGACGGCGAGGAGTTCGTTTATGTCCTGGAGGGGCGGCTCGAATTCCGCACCGACGACCGGGTGGAGGCGCTCTCCCCCGGGGAAGCCCTCTATTTCGATTCCGACCAGAACCACAGTTTCCGGGGCCTCGACGGACGGCCCGCACGTGCAATTGTCGTCGTCTGGAGCCTCTGA
- the porA gene encoding pyruvate ferredoxin oxidoreductase, giving the protein MMRRVLEGSHAVAEAVRLARVQVISAYPITPQTHIVEILSDYCASGKMNARFLRVESEHSCLAALIGAQSTGVRTFTATSSQGLALMHELLHWASGARLPIVMAEVNRALAPGWNIWTDQSDSLAQRDTGWMQFYCEDAQEVLDTMLMAYRLAEMVNLPAMVVLDAFFLSHTYEPVDVPGQEEVDRFLPAYAPGFRLDTAHPFALSPLVAPNAYMEMRYEIAAAMEDVLEKLDSVEGEFAGIFGRRYGAVEAVRCEDADIVLVTSGTVTSTARILLEELRAKGEKVGILKIKMFRPFPVEAIRRALAGAKKIAVVDRNFSFGATGIFAQEVRAAVCNVPEHPPVFGFIAGLGGRDITTGVLASMIEQTKTAEAPPAESIWIGLTEAAYATGRS; this is encoded by the coding sequence ATCATGAGACGGGTCCTCGAGGGAAGTCATGCCGTGGCCGAGGCGGTTCGGCTGGCCAGGGTCCAGGTCATCTCGGCCTACCCCATCACGCCGCAGACGCACATTGTGGAAATCCTCTCGGACTATTGCGCCTCGGGGAAGATGAACGCCCGCTTCCTCCGGGTCGAGAGCGAGCACTCCTGCCTGGCGGCCCTGATTGGAGCCCAGAGCACCGGCGTCCGGACCTTTACCGCCACCTCCTCCCAGGGGCTGGCCCTGATGCACGAGCTCCTGCACTGGGCCTCCGGGGCACGCCTGCCCATCGTCATGGCGGAGGTGAACCGGGCCCTCGCGCCTGGGTGGAACATCTGGACGGACCAGAGCGACAGCCTGGCCCAGCGGGACACCGGCTGGATGCAGTTCTACTGCGAGGACGCCCAGGAGGTCCTCGACACGATGCTGATGGCCTACCGCCTGGCGGAGATGGTGAACCTCCCCGCCATGGTGGTCCTGGACGCCTTTTTCCTTTCCCACACGTATGAGCCGGTGGACGTGCCCGGGCAGGAGGAAGTGGACCGCTTCCTGCCTGCATACGCACCGGGTTTCCGCCTGGACACGGCCCATCCCTTTGCCCTGAGCCCCCTGGTGGCGCCGAACGCTTACATGGAGATGCGCTACGAGATCGCCGCCGCCATGGAGGACGTCCTGGAGAAGCTCGACTCCGTCGAAGGGGAATTCGCCGGGATCTTCGGCCGCCGTTACGGCGCTGTGGAGGCGGTCCGCTGCGAAGACGCCGACATCGTCCTGGTGACCAGCGGGACGGTGACGAGCACGGCAAGGATTCTTCTCGAAGAACTGCGGGCAAAGGGGGAAAAGGTCGGCATTCTGAAAATCAAGATGTTCCGCCCATTCCCGGTGGAGGCCATCCGCCGGGCCCTGGCGGGGGCGAAAAAGATCGCCGTGGTGGACCGCAACTTCTCCTTCGGGGCGACAGGCATCTTCGCGCAGGAGGTGCGGGCCGCCGTCTGCAACGTGCCGGAACATCCGCCCGTCTTCGGGTTCATCGCCGGCCTGGGAGGGCGGGACATCACGACGGGCGTGCTGGCGTCGATGATCGAACAGACCAAGACCGCCGAGGCTCCGCCGGCGGAAAGCATCTGGATCGGGCTTACGGAGGCCGCCTATGCAACTGGACGTTCTTGA
- a CDS encoding ferritin family protein, protein MAKRQPLNVFDFAIRAEKEGIDFYTKAAKKFTDSDLKNLFLKLAKEEAVHLKLFTELKMKADTLDIDQILRDPDIDDYMEAIVQDGLFPKGDTVNKRLERVDSPVAAAVMAMAAEKNAILLYSELAKLSRDREQKKLFEKIVKEEKSHVVMVRNVRADHDPAYAAMAFGRFF, encoded by the coding sequence ATGGCCAAAAGGCAACCGCTGAACGTCTTCGACTTCGCCATTCGCGCGGAAAAGGAAGGAATCGATTTCTACACGAAGGCGGCCAAGAAATTCACCGACTCCGACCTGAAGAACCTCTTCCTGAAGCTGGCCAAGGAAGAGGCTGTCCACCTCAAACTCTTCACGGAACTCAAAATGAAAGCGGACACCCTGGACATAGACCAGATCCTGAGGGACCCGGACATTGACGATTACATGGAGGCCATCGTCCAGGATGGGTTGTTCCCCAAGGGTGATACCGTGAACAAGCGGCTGGAACGGGTGGACAGTCCGGTAGCCGCGGCTGTGATGGCGATGGCGGCCGAGAAGAATGCCATCCTCCTCTACTCGGAGTTGGCAAAGCTCTCGCGAGACAGGGAACAGAAGAAGCTCTTCGAGAAGATCGTCAAGGAGGAAAAGTCACACGTGGTCATGGTGCGGAATGTCCGGGCCGATCACGACCCGGCGTACGCGGCCATGGCGTTCGGACGCTTCTTCTAG
- a CDS encoding carbon starvation protein A produces MTTTVIIIIGFLIYIGLYFTYGKKIERDVVRASDENATPSQRLYDGVDYIPAHKAVLFGHHFSSIAGAGPLVGPAMALCWGWLPGLLWVWIGNVLIGSVHDYLALMASVRYDGKSVQFVATDLISKRTGTAFYWIVFFLLILVVAAFANIIGLMFAKTPEISGASIYMTIAALILGALIYRVKMNLPGATVIGIVLMAFAIWLGSEIPVPGSYNVWMVVLFVYIIIAAAIPVNILLQPRDYMNSFLLYFGIALGFIAAVVSFRGFEIPMATTFSPILLGGKPTPFWPAIPLVIACGSLSGFHSLVASGTSSKQLSKESDGLFVGYGAMFTEGFLSTVIICAIGGFGYTAIQNAHAAQVAADAAKAAAAGAAFTAPTLALTMDNWGELYTKTTTVLKLSAPNMIVQCFSDMVAATFLAFIPVKIVKIIAGLWISAFALTTLDTTNRLARYCLVEMLQPLKDKAEGLYKALTFRWTASLIPAAIGIYLAWSNQFTILWPSFSAANQLIASIALMTGAAYASKRLKSQFAIMATVPAWILWFTVTAAIIWFMYVVMPGAIAKSAGPGWTVQIIMGIMLLLNILFIVDFAKSGKK; encoded by the coding sequence ATGACCACCACTGTGATCATCATCATCGGTTTTCTCATTTACATCGGTCTTTACTTCACCTACGGGAAAAAGATCGAGCGAGACGTGGTCCGGGCGTCGGACGAGAACGCAACGCCCTCCCAGCGCCTTTACGACGGCGTGGACTACATCCCCGCCCACAAGGCGGTCCTCTTCGGGCATCACTTTTCCTCGATCGCCGGGGCGGGACCGCTCGTCGGACCCGCCATGGCCCTCTGCTGGGGCTGGCTTCCGGGCCTTCTGTGGGTCTGGATCGGCAACGTCCTGATCGGCTCCGTCCATGACTACCTGGCCCTGATGGCGTCCGTACGCTACGACGGCAAGTCCGTCCAGTTCGTGGCCACCGACCTGATCTCCAAGCGGACGGGGACGGCCTTCTACTGGATCGTCTTCTTCCTCCTGATCCTGGTGGTGGCGGCCTTCGCCAATATCATCGGCCTGATGTTCGCAAAAACTCCGGAGATCTCCGGGGCCTCCATCTACATGACCATCGCCGCCCTCATCTTGGGAGCCCTGATCTACCGGGTGAAGATGAACCTGCCGGGGGCAACGGTCATTGGGATCGTCCTGATGGCCTTCGCCATCTGGCTGGGATCGGAGATCCCCGTCCCGGGCAGCTATAACGTGTGGATGGTGGTCCTCTTCGTTTACATCATCATTGCCGCGGCGATCCCGGTGAACATTCTCCTTCAACCTCGGGATTACATGAACTCCTTCCTCCTGTACTTCGGCATCGCCCTCGGGTTCATTGCCGCCGTTGTCAGTTTCCGGGGCTTCGAGATCCCCATGGCCACGACGTTCTCCCCGATCCTCCTGGGCGGCAAGCCGACACCGTTCTGGCCCGCCATCCCGCTGGTCATCGCCTGCGGCTCTCTCTCGGGTTTCCACTCCCTCGTCGCATCGGGAACGTCATCCAAGCAGCTGTCCAAGGAAAGTGACGGTCTTTTCGTCGGGTACGGCGCCATGTTCACGGAAGGATTCCTCTCGACGGTGATCATCTGCGCCATCGGCGGGTTCGGATACACGGCCATCCAGAACGCCCACGCCGCCCAGGTGGCCGCCGACGCCGCCAAGGCCGCCGCCGCGGGCGCCGCCTTCACGGCCCCGACGCTGGCCCTGACCATGGACAACTGGGGAGAACTCTACACGAAGACGACGACGGTCCTGAAGCTCTCGGCACCGAACATGATCGTCCAGTGCTTCTCCGACATGGTGGCGGCCACCTTCCTGGCCTTCATCCCCGTGAAGATCGTCAAGATCATCGCGGGACTCTGGATCTCCGCCTTCGCGCTTACGACCCTCGACACGACGAACCGTCTGGCTCGCTACTGCCTGGTCGAGATGCTGCAGCCCCTGAAGGACAAGGCGGAGGGCCTCTACAAGGCCCTGACCTTCCGCTGGACCGCCTCGCTGATCCCGGCGGCCATCGGCATCTACCTGGCCTGGAGCAATCAGTTCACCATCCTCTGGCCGTCCTTCAGCGCCGCCAACCAGCTCATCGCGTCTATCGCCCTGATGACCGGAGCGGCCTATGCATCCAAGCGGCTGAAGTCCCAGTTCGCCATCATGGCCACGGTTCCCGCCTGGATCCTCTGGTTCACCGTCACGGCGGCCATCATCTGGTTCATGTACGTCGTCATGCCCGGAGCAATCGCCAAGAGCGCCGGTCCGGGCTGGACGGTCCAGATCATCATGGGGATCATGTTGCTGTTGAACATCCTCTTCATCGTCGACTTCGCGAAGTCGGGGAAGAAGTAG
- a CDS encoding 3-methyl-2-oxobutanoate dehydrogenase subunit beta, with the protein MQLDVLDQELMCSGHVGCPGCGATIAMRFFLKTLGEKTVMVLPACCWSVIAGPYPQSTLKIPVIHTAFETGGATATGVRAALDMLGDTETTVVTWAGDGGTFDIGFQALSGAVERNEDFIYVCYDNEAYMNTGIQRSSSTPYGAWTTTTPGTHWKHLRKKNIVEALVAHRIPYAATANIAFPEDLVRKARKAKSIKGSRFLHIFASCPTGWRIPSEMSIKIARMAVQTNIFPLYEVEDGVRYTINYKPREYLVREYFKLQGRFRHLTDQDLDAIQEMVNEDWQLLLRKAGEHA; encoded by the coding sequence ATGCAACTGGACGTTCTTGACCAGGAACTGATGTGTTCGGGCCACGTGGGCTGCCCGGGGTGCGGGGCTACCATCGCCATGCGCTTTTTCCTCAAGACCCTGGGGGAAAAAACCGTCATGGTCCTGCCGGCCTGCTGCTGGTCCGTCATCGCCGGCCCCTATCCCCAGTCAACCCTGAAGATCCCGGTCATCCATACGGCGTTTGAAACGGGGGGAGCCACCGCTACCGGCGTCCGGGCGGCCCTCGACATGCTGGGGGACACCGAGACGACCGTCGTCACCTGGGCCGGCGACGGGGGGACCTTCGACATCGGCTTCCAGGCCTTAAGCGGCGCCGTGGAGCGGAACGAGGACTTCATCTACGTCTGCTACGACAACGAAGCCTACATGAACACGGGGATCCAGCGCAGCTCCTCGACCCCTTACGGGGCCTGGACGACGACGACCCCGGGTACGCACTGGAAGCATCTGCGGAAAAAGAACATCGTGGAGGCCCTGGTGGCGCACCGGATTCCCTATGCGGCGACGGCGAACATCGCCTTCCCGGAGGACCTCGTCCGGAAGGCCCGGAAGGCCAAGTCCATCAAGGGTTCCCGGTTCCTCCACATCTTTGCGAGCTGTCCCACGGGCTGGCGGATTCCCTCCGAGATGTCCATCAAGATCGCCCGCATGGCCGTCCAGACGAACATCTTCCCCCTCTATGAGGTGGAGGATGGCGTCCGGTACACCATCAACTACAAGCCCAGGGAATACCTCGTGCGGGAGTACTTCAAGCTCCAGGGGCGGTTCCGGCACCTGACAGACCAGGACCTGGACGCGATCCAGGAGATGGTGAACGAGGACTGGCAGCTCCTGCTCCGAAAGGCAGGGGAGCACGCCTGA
- a CDS encoding FAD-dependent oxidoreductase: MNRDQSRAEALFLPRSYTTTESNLTGSWRYLRPRFEEKTAPCSATCPAGEDIPRIEMLTTQGAFREAWETILMENPFPGVCGRVCFHPCEGVCNRGGFDSAVAVHTVERFLADLALRNAFRSDLGRLPTRKEKIAVVGAGPSGLAAAFFLARLGYRVSILEAMPEPGGILRWGIPAYRLPNAALRPEIARLESLGVEIRTDCRIDRAGLETLERDHDAVFLGCGFGKERPLGIPGEGGEGVEEGLTFLARVRGGASPPAGGMSIVVGGGNTAVDVARTLVRLGGRAVIVYRRRRQDMPAFEEELQLALEEGVELRELLAPAGVLRRDGKLRVTFRRMRIEGEDADGRGRIVPDGDATLEIEADRLFKAAGAGAAHDWHLPPRNEANLVELSHSVLVAPEGRSVRVYGGDVTNDVQMVVTAVASGKQAALALDVLFREGPPTVKDRLDACAVGPGPSLSMEIFTGGPRGLRTRHVVLPEEINTDYFAFEPRITQPRLLVEERSRSFAEIDLKISAGLAMREAGRCFNCGICNGCDNCYLFCPDVSIARGHEGEDRRINYDYCKGCGLCVVECPRNAMTLEGES; the protein is encoded by the coding sequence ATGAACCGAGACCAGAGCAGGGCCGAGGCGCTGTTTCTGCCCCGGTCCTACACCACCACGGAGAGCAACCTGACCGGCTCGTGGCGGTACCTCCGCCCGCGGTTCGAAGAGAAGACGGCCCCCTGCAGCGCCACCTGCCCGGCCGGTGAGGACATCCCCCGCATCGAGATGCTGACCACCCAGGGCGCCTTCCGGGAGGCCTGGGAAACGATCCTGATGGAGAACCCCTTTCCGGGAGTCTGCGGGCGGGTCTGTTTCCACCCCTGCGAGGGCGTCTGCAACCGCGGCGGATTCGATTCAGCGGTGGCGGTCCACACGGTGGAGCGATTTCTCGCCGACCTTGCCCTGCGTAACGCCTTCCGGTCCGACCTGGGACGGCTCCCGACCCGAAAGGAGAAGATCGCCGTCGTCGGCGCCGGCCCCTCCGGGCTGGCCGCGGCCTTTTTCCTGGCCCGCCTGGGCTATCGCGTCAGCATCCTGGAAGCCATGCCGGAGCCGGGCGGCATCCTCCGCTGGGGGATCCCCGCGTATCGTCTCCCGAACGCCGCCCTCCGGCCCGAGATTGCCCGCCTGGAAAGCCTCGGCGTGGAGATCCGGACGGACTGCCGGATCGACCGGGCAGGACTGGAAACCCTTGAGCGGGACCACGACGCCGTGTTTCTCGGCTGCGGGTTCGGGAAGGAACGGCCGCTGGGGATCCCGGGGGAAGGGGGCGAAGGGGTCGAAGAAGGACTCACTTTCCTGGCCCGGGTCCGGGGCGGCGCGTCGCCGCCGGCAGGAGGCATGTCGATCGTCGTGGGCGGAGGGAACACCGCCGTCGACGTGGCCCGGACCTTGGTCCGCCTGGGCGGGCGGGCGGTCATCGTCTACCGGCGCCGTCGGCAGGACATGCCGGCCTTCGAAGAAGAACTGCAGCTGGCCCTGGAGGAAGGGGTCGAACTGCGGGAACTCCTGGCTCCGGCGGGTGTCCTCCGCCGGGACGGGAAGCTCCGGGTCACGTTCCGCCGGATGAGGATCGAGGGGGAGGACGCCGACGGCCGGGGACGCATCGTGCCGGACGGCGACGCGACACTGGAGATCGAGGCGGACCGCCTGTTCAAGGCCGCGGGCGCCGGGGCGGCGCATGACTGGCATCTCCCGCCCCGGAATGAGGCGAATCTCGTCGAACTCAGCCATTCCGTCCTTGTCGCCCCGGAAGGGCGGTCGGTGCGGGTATATGGCGGCGACGTTACGAACGACGTCCAGATGGTCGTTACCGCCGTGGCCTCGGGCAAGCAGGCGGCCCTGGCCCTGGACGTCCTGTTCCGGGAGGGTCCGCCGACGGTGAAAGACCGTCTGGACGCCTGCGCCGTCGGTCCCGGGCCGTCCCTGTCCATGGAGATCTTCACGGGCGGACCCCGGGGGCTGCGGACCCGCCACGTCGTCCTGCCGGAGGAGATCAACACGGACTATTTCGCCTTCGAACCCCGGATCACCCAGCCGCGCCTCCTGGTGGAGGAGCGGTCCCGCTCCTTCGCCGAGATCGATCTGAAGATCTCCGCGGGCCTGGCCATGCGCGAAGCGGGCCGTTGCTTCAACTGCGGCATCTGCAACGGCTGCGACAACTGTTACCTTTTCTGTCCCGACGTCTCCATCGCCCGCGGCCACGAAGGGGAGGACCGCCGGATCAACTACGACTACTGCAAGGGATGCGGGCTCTGTGTGGTCGAGTGTCCACGCAACGCCATGACCCTGGAGGGGGAATCATGA
- a CDS encoding patatin-like phospholipase family protein, producing the protein MDPSRLPDHCRRADRCSRFRNRPFQVTLLILGILSVLAGCTAQYPLNPVLGPRQTVSPSARVVIEKDDPLFLILAFSGGGTRAAALSYGLLEALERIEIPGNRTLLDEVNLITSVSGGSFTAATYGLRGKDMFRDYRGRFLLRDHQSHLVAGFLSPLNWARLWSPRFGRSDMAQEYYDQILFDGATLGDIPRHDRPAVMILATDILNGQVFPFTTLQFSLICSDWKRFPISRAVAASAAFPGAFTPVILKNYAGDCGWKPPEWMTKALERPDPSSRGYHMARSMASYLDRGSKPYIHLLDGGVSDNLGLRSILEYLAVRGGIRDSLREQGYTKVRRMAFIIVNAETREKPRWRLLDEIPGLAAIVGASSTVMINRYNFETVDLLRRYVRDWSEELHAAGMPPIEFYVIELSFDYLPDQAEREYFQSIPTSLYLPAGEVDRLRGVAQRLLLSSEPFRKMVRDMGGRLPGNPPAAGIHDSAGESKTAAPPTPQPQHPAPVDAKAETGK; encoded by the coding sequence ATGGATCCTTCCAGATTGCCCGATCATTGCAGGCGCGCAGATCGGTGCTCCCGTTTCCGCAACCGTCCGTTTCAGGTCACTCTCCTGATCCTCGGAATCCTGTCGGTCCTGGCCGGCTGTACGGCTCAATATCCCCTGAATCCCGTTCTGGGTCCGCGGCAAACCGTTTCTCCGTCGGCCCGCGTCGTCATCGAGAAGGATGACCCCCTGTTCCTCATCCTGGCCTTCTCCGGCGGGGGAACCCGGGCGGCAGCGCTGTCCTACGGCCTGCTGGAGGCCCTCGAACGCATCGAGATCCCCGGGAACCGCACACTCCTGGACGAGGTGAACCTGATCACTTCCGTCTCCGGGGGCAGCTTCACGGCAGCCACGTACGGCCTCCGCGGCAAGGACATGTTCCGGGACTACCGCGGGCGCTTTCTCCTCCGGGACCACCAGTCCCACCTGGTCGCCGGCTTCCTCAGCCCCCTCAACTGGGCCCGCCTGTGGTCGCCCCGCTTCGGACGGAGCGACATGGCCCAGGAATACTACGACCAGATCCTCTTTGACGGCGCGACGCTGGGAGACATCCCCCGGCATGACAGGCCCGCCGTCATGATCCTCGCGACAGACATCCTGAACGGCCAGGTTTTCCCCTTCACGACCCTCCAGTTTTCCCTGATCTGCTCCGACTGGAAACGATTTCCCATCTCACGGGCCGTCGCGGCTTCGGCGGCCTTCCCGGGCGCTTTCACCCCGGTGATCCTGAAGAACTACGCCGGTGACTGCGGGTGGAAGCCCCCCGAGTGGATGACCAAGGCCCTGGAGAGGCCCGATCCGTCCAGCCGCGGCTATCACATGGCCAGAAGCATGGCATCCTATCTCGACCGGGGCAGCAAACCGTACATCCACCTCCTGGACGGCGGTGTCTCGGACAACCTGGGCCTCCGGAGCATCCTGGAGTACCTGGCAGTAAGGGGCGGCATCCGGGATTCCCTGCGGGAGCAGGGCTACACCAAAGTCCGGCGGATGGCCTTCATCATCGTCAACGCGGAAACGCGGGAAAAGCCCCGGTGGCGGCTCCTGGATGAGATCCCCGGCCTGGCGGCGATCGTGGGGGCATCCTCCACCGTCATGATCAACCGCTATAACTTCGAGACCGTCGACCTGTTGAGGCGGTACGTGCGGGACTGGTCCGAAGAACTGCATGCCGCCGGCATGCCGCCCATCGAGTTCTACGTCATCGAGCTGAGTTTCGATTACCTGCCGGACCAGGCGGAGCGGGAATATTTCCAGTCCATCCCCACATCCCTTTACCTGCCGGCGGGCGAGGTGGACCGCCTCCGCGGCGTCGCGCAGAGACTGCTCCTCTCGTCGGAGCCCTTCCGGAAAATGGTGCGGGACATGGGAGGACGGCTGCCGGGAAACCCACCGGCCGCGGGGATTCATGATTCAGCCGGGGAGTCGAAAACCGCCGCACCGCCCACTCCGCAGCCACAGCATCCGGCGCCCGTCGATGCGAAGGCCGAAACTGGGAAATGA
- a CDS encoding transcriptional regulator, translating to MTKMLLVKKYGNRRLYDTERSAYITLEDLTRSIKEGRTVTVEDAKTKEDVTAFILTQILLEESRKKQFLLPVPFLHLMIRFGDNILSDFFETYLQQILKNYLAYRSVADDQFRKWLDLGTEWSQSAGKTASPIAPFQPFLDLFSETLGKNREGEKEKESPP from the coding sequence ATGACCAAGATGCTGCTCGTAAAAAAATATGGGAACCGCCGCCTCTACGATACGGAACGAAGCGCCTACATCACGCTGGAGGACCTGACCCGTTCGATCAAGGAGGGGAGAACCGTCACGGTGGAAGATGCAAAGACGAAGGAAGACGTGACCGCTTTCATCCTGACCCAGATCCTTCTGGAGGAGTCCCGGAAGAAGCAATTCCTGCTCCCCGTTCCCTTTCTTCACCTGATGATCCGCTTCGGGGACAACATTCTCTCGGACTTCTTCGAGACATACCTCCAGCAGATCCTGAAGAATTACCTTGCCTACCGGTCCGTCGCGGACGACCAGTTCAGGAAGTGGCTGGATCTGGGAACCGAATGGTCCCAGTCCGCCGGGAAAACGGCCTCACCCATAGCCCCTTTTCAGCCTTTTCTCGACCTGTTTTCCGAGACCCTCGGAAAAAACAGGGAAGGAGAAAAAGAAAAGGAGTCTCCGCCATGA
- a CDS encoding ArsA family ATPase, whose translation MRILFYTGKGGVGKSTMAAAAAWQLSQRHRVLVVSLDPAHNLGDVFGVTLRGRRKRFTDNLHLEEVDLKKLTRAYLKREVTVLSETYNYLQVLNLDSYFSVLQYSPGIEEYALLTSIEKTIREDTRFDYILFDTPPTGLTLRFLALPQVTITWIERLTAIRRQILKKRFTIQKIRGAADAEAKSREIVLNYREDDDDILKRLKALHSNYVALNRILQGRGCGIVLVFNPDILSLRESERLLDGLKELKLPLRLLIQNKVTEENRRTADRTAGILREKVAPGIPLQRVRLEASLPEQSAGLFTLPEDLTKHLTSMEGTDV comes from the coding sequence ATGAGGATTCTCTTTTACACGGGCAAGGGCGGCGTCGGAAAATCGACCATGGCGGCGGCGGCGGCCTGGCAGCTTTCGCAGCGCCACCGCGTTCTGGTCGTCTCCCTGGACCCGGCCCACAACCTGGGGGACGTCTTCGGCGTAACCCTCCGGGGCCGGCGGAAACGCTTCACCGACAACTTGCACCTTGAAGAAGTGGACCTGAAAAAGCTGACCCGGGCGTACCTGAAGCGGGAGGTCACGGTCCTCTCGGAGACCTACAACTACCTGCAGGTGCTCAATCTCGACTCGTATTTCTCCGTCCTCCAGTATTCGCCGGGCATCGAGGAATACGCCCTCCTCACCAGCATCGAGAAGACGATTCGCGAAGACACCCGCTTCGACTACATCCTCTTCGATACGCCGCCCACGGGCCTGACTCTTCGCTTCCTGGCCCTGCCCCAGGTCACCATCACATGGATTGAACGCCTCACAGCCATCCGCCGGCAAATCCTGAAGAAGCGCTTCACCATCCAGAAGATCCGCGGCGCCGCCGACGCCGAGGCGAAAAGCCGGGAGATCGTCCTCAACTACCGGGAGGATGATGACGACATCCTCAAGCGTCTCAAGGCGCTCCACTCGAACTATGTGGCATTGAACCGCATTCTCCAGGGCCGGGGCTGTGGCATTGTTCTCGTTTTCAATCCCGACATCCTGTCCCTGCGTGAATCGGAACGGCTCCTGGACGGTCTGAAGGAATTGAAGCTGCCCCTGCGGCTGCTGATCCAGAACAAGGTCACCGAAGAAAACCGCAGGACGGCGGACCGCACGGCCGGTATCCTGCGGGAAAAGGTCGCTCCGGGAATCCCCCTGCAGCGGGTTCGTCTCGAGGCCTCCCTGCCGGAGCAGTCGGCCGGGCTTTTCACCCTGCCGGAAGACCTTACAAAACACCTCACATCCATGGAAGGTACCGATGTTTGA